From Leptolyngbya sp. 'hensonii', the proteins below share one genomic window:
- a CDS encoding biotin--[acetyl-CoA-carboxylase] ligase: protein MGFDRDQFDAALRSWWERSPNLAHSTLQPATLALHLFPTLPSTNQTAWELLQQGATSGTVVIALEQQAGRGQWGRQWKSAPGGLYLSIGLAPELEATEAAQLTFATAWGIASSLRLVGVPVQLKWPNDLVLQARKLGGILTETRIQQGRITQAVVGVGLNWNNPVPKSGINLQTFWANASATPLNSLEELAALVLYGIVLGQEFRQSQAIQSLLTAYLEFLVNLGDSVVIEGRSGTITGVSPTGELQVRLQPDPDHLTSGPDGVASEDVETKIWLKPGTISLGYGGPDHPDSSKSRMQGSPVSD, encoded by the coding sequence GAACGCAGTCCGAATCTGGCCCACTCAACCCTCCAACCTGCCACTTTAGCACTGCATCTGTTTCCTACTCTGCCCTCTACCAACCAGACAGCTTGGGAACTGTTGCAGCAGGGAGCCACTTCAGGCACCGTAGTCATTGCCCTGGAGCAGCAGGCTGGCAGGGGGCAGTGGGGGCGGCAGTGGAAGTCCGCCCCGGGGGGACTCTATCTGTCGATCGGGTTGGCTCCCGAACTGGAGGCAACAGAGGCCGCTCAACTCACCTTCGCCACGGCCTGGGGGATTGCATCCAGTCTACGGTTGGTGGGGGTTCCAGTCCAATTAAAATGGCCGAACGATCTGGTGCTACAGGCTCGAAAACTGGGTGGAATCCTCACGGAAACCAGAATTCAACAGGGACGGATCACCCAGGCCGTTGTGGGCGTGGGCCTTAACTGGAATAATCCGGTGCCCAAATCAGGTATCAATCTACAAACATTCTGGGCCAATGCATCTGCCACGCCATTGAACTCACTAGAAGAATTGGCGGCTCTAGTGTTGTACGGGATCGTTCTGGGGCAGGAATTTCGCCAATCTCAAGCTATCCAGTCCCTACTCACCGCCTACCTGGAGTTCCTAGTTAACCTGGGAGACTCTGTGGTGATCGAAGGGCGATCGGGAACTATTACCGGTGTTTCTCCGACTGGAGAGTTGCAGGTTCGGTTACAACCGGATCCTGATCATTTAACTTCTGGCCCTGATGGAGTTGCTTCTGAAGATGTTGAAACAAAAATCTGGTTGAAGCCCGGTACAATCAGTTTGGGTTATGGTGGTCCAGACCATCCTGACTCATCCAAAAGTAGGATGCAGGGTAGCCCTGTGTCCGATTAA
- a CDS encoding ABC transporter ATP-binding protein translates to MAAELVISTQGLTKQYDRHIAVNDVDIHIEAASVYGLMGPNGAGKTTLIRMLAMAEEPSKGEIRINGELSRHDRHHPSLKRCIGYLPDDFPLYDDLKVWDYLDYFARLYKLREPRRTQRIKEVLELVQLTHKRHSLIATLSRGMKQRLSLARTIVHEPLVLLLDEPVSGLDPIARMQFRDIIRALQEAGMSILISSHVLSDLAELCTCIGIMELGFLVESAPLQDLYSRLSRQQIVLSTLGDLQTLRSELRHWSQVEEIEILPDQASLKVNFSGNREDAAALLAALIQAGVPLTEFHSTQEDLESIFMKLEHQQSS, encoded by the coding sequence ATGGCTGCAGAATTGGTCATCTCGACCCAGGGCTTAACCAAGCAGTACGATCGCCACATTGCGGTCAATGATGTGGATATCCACATTGAAGCGGCTTCAGTCTATGGGCTGATGGGACCGAATGGGGCAGGCAAAACGACCTTAATCCGGATGTTGGCCATGGCCGAGGAACCCTCCAAGGGGGAAATCCGCATCAATGGCGAACTCTCCCGTCACGATCGCCATCACCCCAGTCTGAAACGCTGTATTGGCTATCTGCCCGATGATTTCCCCCTCTACGACGATCTGAAAGTCTGGGACTACCTGGACTATTTTGCCCGCCTGTACAAGTTGCGGGAACCTCGCCGTACCCAGCGCATCAAAGAGGTGCTGGAACTGGTGCAATTGACCCACAAGCGTCATAGTTTGATCGCCACCCTGTCCCGAGGCATGAAGCAACGGCTCAGTTTAGCCCGGACGATCGTCCATGAGCCGTTGGTGTTATTGCTGGATGAACCCGTTTCGGGCCTCGATCCGATCGCCCGGATGCAGTTTCGGGATATCATTCGTGCCCTGCAGGAAGCTGGAATGTCGATTCTGATTTCGTCCCATGTGCTGAGTGACCTAGCAGAGCTCTGTACCTGTATTGGCATCATGGAACTGGGCTTTCTGGTGGAAAGTGCCCCTCTCCAGGATTTGTATAGCCGCCTCAGCCGCCAGCAAATTGTCCTGTCTACCTTAGGAGATTTGCAAACTTTGCGCTCTGAACTCCGGCACTGGTCTCAGGTTGAGGAAATCGAAATCCTGCCCGATCAGGCCAGCCTCAAGGTAAATTTTTCTGGAAACCGAGAAGATGCAGCAGCCCTGCTAGCAGCCCTGATCCAGGCAGGGGTTCCCCTGACT
- a CDS encoding M23 family metallopeptidase, whose translation MTEPINSSHPAPHTPYRPSLWLRSLGVVGSFSLLSSGIIWAQTPPELSPQAPQETGVAPVAPAQPAPIAEPAPSSPAPVRVAEPQIPIQPPSYDPPTSVLPVAPSPETAIPIGDPAVPAATAPAPGDAYIDKTRYNLGATPYEAPSSVVLNERSSGCQTVLQSGQEVPNGLCTPARSSSASSYPGPESVRQTAAATWANRSISPVPLVPPNRRTALSYNTLRPNFSLMPIAPLDSASAYNRSVRPIGRLGNNNLNLLFPLSIPAPITSLFGWRTHPITGDMRFHSGTDLGAPMGTPVLAAYSGQVTVADVLGGYGLAVVIDHNQAQQETLYGHLSEIFVRQGEWVKQGEVIGLVGSTGDSTGPHLHFELRQWTSEGWVSVDPSSFLDLAMAQLDQSLQQAIVEVANLGISETLIKLSPEADFLSEHLTLGTSVEAVLTNRVSPGPNQAGVRSSQGSQPIPESVPVQQFSQDSRVEIAVAHRQGPGIQFEANLAQLVDSLPVVPQAGLKPAIPPVPQTAP comes from the coding sequence ATGACAGAGCCAATCAATTCCAGCCACCCTGCACCCCATACTCCTTATCGGCCATCCCTCTGGCTTCGTAGCCTGGGTGTTGTGGGAAGTTTCAGTCTTCTCAGCAGTGGCATAATCTGGGCCCAAACCCCACCGGAACTCTCACCTCAGGCTCCCCAGGAAACTGGGGTTGCTCCGGTTGCCCCGGCTCAGCCTGCACCGATCGCAGAGCCTGCTCCCTCCAGTCCAGCCCCGGTCCGGGTGGCTGAACCCCAGATTCCCATCCAGCCTCCCTCCTACGACCCACCCACCTCTGTCCTACCCGTTGCCCCCTCGCCCGAAACGGCTATTCCTATTGGTGATCCGGCAGTTCCGGCAGCAACAGCTCCGGCCCCCGGAGATGCCTATATCGATAAGACCCGCTATAACCTGGGGGCTACCCCCTATGAGGCACCCAGCTCGGTTGTCCTCAACGAACGGTCCAGTGGGTGTCAGACTGTGCTGCAGTCCGGGCAGGAAGTGCCCAATGGACTCTGTACTCCCGCCCGATCGTCCTCTGCTTCAAGCTACCCTGGGCCTGAATCTGTCCGTCAGACGGCTGCTGCCACCTGGGCCAATCGCTCTATCTCACCGGTGCCTCTGGTCCCCCCCAATCGCCGGACGGCCCTTTCCTACAACACCCTGAGACCCAACTTTTCTCTAATGCCGATCGCGCCCCTGGATTCGGCTTCAGCTTACAATCGCTCGGTTCGCCCGATCGGTCGTCTGGGTAATAATAATCTCAACTTACTCTTCCCGCTGTCAATTCCGGCACCCATTACCTCCCTATTCGGCTGGCGGACTCACCCCATCACTGGAGATATGCGCTTCCACTCCGGGACAGATTTGGGAGCTCCCATGGGAACCCCCGTTTTGGCTGCCTATTCCGGCCAGGTGACTGTGGCGGATGTTCTGGGTGGGTATGGCTTAGCGGTAGTGATCGACCACAATCAGGCCCAGCAGGAAACCCTGTATGGTCACCTTTCAGAAATCTTTGTTCGGCAGGGTGAGTGGGTTAAACAGGGAGAGGTGATCGGTCTGGTCGGTAGTACTGGCGATTCCACAGGGCCTCACCTGCACTTTGAGTTGCGTCAGTGGACCTCGGAAGGCTGGGTGTCTGTTGATCCCAGCAGTTTTCTGGATCTGGCAATGGCCCAGTTGGATCAGTCTCTCCAGCAAGCGATCGTGGAGGTTGCCAACCTGGGAATTTCAGAGACCTTGATCAAGCTCAGCCCGGAAGCAGATTTCCTCTCAGAACACCTGACCCTGGGCACCTCTGTTGAGGCGGTTCTGACCAATAGGGTCAGCCCTGGCCCTAATCAGGCTGGGGTTCGTTCCAGTCAGGGCAGTCAACCCATTCCAGAGTCAGTCCCTGTGCAACAATTTAGCCAAGACTCCCGGGTAGAGATAGCGGTTGCGCATCGGCAAGGCCCAGGCATCCAATTTGAAGCCAACCTGGCCCAACTGGTCGATTCCCTGCCTGTAGTTCCCCAGGCTGGGCTGAAACCGGCTATCCCTCCTGTACCACAGACAGCGCCGTAA